Proteins from a single region of Hordeum vulgare subsp. vulgare chromosome 6H, MorexV3_pseudomolecules_assembly, whole genome shotgun sequence:
- the LOC123405843 gene encoding serine/arginine repetitive matrix protein 1-like — protein MNGLHDEPRRPKRRPERSAPEAKVAEPPARRAKRAEGHLPLRKRESPRFAQPADSEVAVASPLPPPPARGAETPAPPPKRRAAPPSSPHRDSEDVKAMAPPPKPEYSVPPNWHRTAYRLRNRVVRDTSNRKPAPSRYDNGIEIKHDPTWQTPACARVALEHYNNMNQEDEHEMVKAVSSHVFVFNGIWFHANFLAKRKGATNCVDLVPKYFFAESEIVGTRKLSCVSCVKLDPDDPKNIGGCSLCSEHILHPAGGGYHGAQAQSVRHAPGGLQISFKF, from the exons ATGAACGGCCTCCATGACGAACCCCGGAGACCCAAGCGGCGCCCTGAGCGGTCCGCGCCGGAGGCGAAGGTGGCGGAGCCTCCGGCACGCCGGGCCAAGCGCGCCGAGGGCCACCTTCCTCTCCGCAAGCGCGAGTCTCCGAGGTTTGCGCAACCAGCCGACTCGGAGGTTGCGGTCGCgtcgcctcttcctcctcccccagCACGCGGCGCCGAGACCCCGGCTCCTCCGCCCAAGCGTCGAGCTGCGCCACCATCTTCGCCCCATCGGGATTCGGAGGATGTGAAGGCCATGGCTCCTCCGCCCAAGCCCGAGTACTCCGTCCCCCCTAATTGGCATCGCACCGCGTACAGACTCCGCAACCGCGTCGTCCGGGATACCAGCAACCGCAAGCCCGCCCCCAGTCGCTACGACAACGG GATAGAAATTAAACATGATCCAACATGGCAGACTCCGGCGTGTGCACGTGTGGCTTTGGAACACTACAACAACATGAATCAG GAGGATGAGCATGAGATGGTTAAAGCAGTGAGCAGTCATGTCTTTGTTTTCAATGGTATCTGGTTCCATGCGAATTTCCTTGCTAAGCGAAAAGGAGCCACCAACTGTGTTGATCTCGTCCCCAAGTACTTCTTTGCTGAATCGGAAATCGTCGGGACGAGGAAACTATCTTGTGTTTCATGTGTTAAGCTTGACCCAG ATGATCCCAAAAACATTGGTGGTTGTAGCCTGTGCTCTGAGCATATCCTGCATCCTGCTGGGGGTGGATACCACGGTGCCCAAGCTCAATCTGTTCGACATGCTCCTGGTGGCCTACAGATTTCATTCAAGTTCTGA